The sequence TGGTCAGGTCATGGAAGACGGCCTGCGCCCGTCGCAGGTCGGCCACGGTGCGCAAGCGCACCCCCGCGCCGATGGCCGCAATGGTGATGGCCCCGTGGCGCAGCCGCCGCGCGGACACCGCCTGGTGGTAGTCCTCCGTGTAAGCGTTGGCCAGGGCGACCCTGCGCCCGGCCGCAGCCAGCCGGACGAAGAGGCTGTGCTCCAGCAGCAGCGCCCGCAGGGGGGCGGTGGGGTAGGCGGTAACATGCCGCCCGACCAGCGCGGCGGCGTTCAGTCCGGTCAGCAGGGCCGTCTGGCCCGTGCCGCTCTGCGGCAGGCCGGCCATGCCCAGAGTGGCGTCCGTGGGGACCAGCAGGACGTCGTCGCGCTCCACACGCTCCGGCCCGGCCAGCGGGCCCCCCAGGAGGCGCTGCAGCGTGGGCGTGCGGCCGGCGACCCACGGGTTCCATGCGGGATCCAATTCGCCCAGCCCCACCCCATCCAGGAAGAGCAGCAACACCGCCACAAGCCCATTATAGGGAGGGTGCCGGGCGGCTACCTGGCTTCACCAGGGGAACGCCTGCCGCGCAGAGGGGACAGACGCCTGCTGCGTAGGTCTCCAGTGGCATTCGCACCAGGGCATGCACGGGGACGCCCTCCAGAAGGCCGGCACCGAGCCGGTCCACCACCGCGGCGAACGCCACGACCTCTGCCCCCGCGGCCGAAAGCGCGTCGCGTACCTCCTGGACCGACCCGCCCGTGGTGATCACGTCGTCCACCACCAGGGCCCTCTCCCCCGCAGAGACAGCGAACGACCGCCGCAGGACCATCCGACCGTCTGCGCGCTCGGTCCAGATGGCGCGGGCCCCCAGGCGGCGGGCGACCTCGTAGGCGATGATCACCGCCCCCATCGCCGGCCCGGCCACGACCTGGATCCCCCAACCGGCGAAGGGACGGGCCAGGGCGGCGCAGGCGTGTCCGGTCGCCTGGGGATGCTGGAGGAGCCGGGCGACCTGGATGTAGACGGGGCTGTGCAGTCCCGAGCTGAGCAGAAAGTGTCCCTGCTCCACCATGGCCAGCCGTTCCAGCTCGCGGGACCAGACGGAGGATCGGCGCACGGCGCCCCGGACCTCTGAAGATTGCCTTCCCCGCATGAGCTACACCGACACCCCCGCCATCTCCGCCCTGATGGCGGAGGCGACCCGCAGGGGATCCAATGCCCGGACGATCGGGCGGCCGACAACGATGAGGTCGCACCCGGCGCGCGCCGCCTCCCCCGGGGTAGCCACACGCACCTGATCGTCGGGGTCGGAGCCGGCAGGACGGATCCCCGCAGCGACGATGAGAAAGGGAGCCGGGCATACTGCCCGGATGGCGAGGGCTTCCTGCACTGCGGCCACGACACCATCCAGCCCCAGGCCGGCGGCGCGAACCGCCGCCTCCGCCGCGGCCCGGGAGAGGTCGACGGAGCCGGATGGCTCGCTGGTCAGGCGGGTGATGCCCAGGAGGCGCGGCCTGCCCGCGGCGCGCGCCGCCGCAAACGCAGCGTCCGCCATTGCCGGCCCGCCCGCCAGGTGCAGCGTAAGGGCATCCACCCCAAGCCGCGCTGCGCTGCGCACCGCGGCGGCCGCAGTATGGGGGATGTCATGCACCTTGAGGTCCAGCACCACCATTCCCCCCTCTGCCCGCACCGCTTCCACAGCCGCGGGGCCGGCTGCGGTGAACAGCTGCAGGCCCACCTTGAACCAGCGCACCGCCGGCCGCAGGAGGGCCGCGAGCCTGCGTGCCTCCTGCAGCGTGGGCACGTCCAGGGCCACTACCAGCTCAGGGGCCATCCCCCTCTTCCTCCTCCAGCCCTTCCACCCGTCCCACCAGCGCCCCGATGTGGGACAGCCCGTGGCGCCGCATGTAGTCGCGCAGCCCCGTGGTGATCCGCTGCGGAACCCGGGGGTCCACTGCGGCCGAGGCCAGGGCCACCGCCGTGGCACCGGCCAGCAGGAACTCCACGGCGTCCTCCCAGGTGCGCACTCCTCCCACACCGACGACGGGCAGGGCGGTGGCCCGGGCCACGCGCCAGACGCTCCAGACTGCCAGGGGCCGCAGGGGCGGTCCGGAGAGCCCTCCGGGGCCGGCTCCCAGCAGAGGCCGGCGCCTCTCCACGTCGATGGCCAGCCCGGGCAGCGTGTTTAAGCAGCACAGCGCGTCCGCGCCTGCGTCCGCGGCCGCCCTGCCCACCGCGGCGATGTCCGCCGCCAGGGGGCCCAGCTTCACGAAGAGCGGCCGCCGCGTCAGCGGCCGCACTGCGGCCACGAGCTCCGCGGCCAGGGCGGGCTCACTTCCGAAGAGGCGGCCCGCGCGGACGTTGGGACAGGAGACGTTGAGCTCCACGGCCGCCACCCCATCTTCGCCCTCCAGCACCTCAACGATCTGCCCGAACTCCTCCACCGTCTGCCCGGCGACGCTGACGATGATGGGGATGCCCAGCGTGCGCAGAAACGGCAGGTCCCGGTGGATGAACCCGGCTACGCCGGGGTTGGGCAGACCCAGGGCGTTGAGCCAGCCGCCGGCGACCTCCACCAGGTCGGGGCGAGGATGGCCCCGCCGCGGCTCCAGCGTCACCGACTTGGTAACGAATCCGCCGTAGGCCCGCAGGTCGACCACCTCCCGCACCTCCCGCCCGAAGCCCAGCGACCCCGCCGCCGCCAGCACCGGCGTGGGGAAGCGGACCCCGGCCATGGTCACTTCCAGCGCGGGGGCGACCCCGCTGGCGGGCTGTGCCGCGCTCATGAGACGGCGGTGGAGGCGAGGCCGTAGCGGGCGTCCACCGGGAAGGGGATCACCG comes from Armatimonadota bacterium and encodes:
- the pyrF gene encoding orotidine-5'-phosphate decarboxylase, with the translated sequence MAPELVVALDVPTLQEARRLAALLRPAVRWFKVGLQLFTAAGPAAVEAVRAEGGMVVLDLKVHDIPHTAAAAVRSAARLGVDALTLHLAGGPAMADAAFAAARAAGRPRLLGITRLTSEPSGSVDLSRAAAEAAVRAAGLGLDGVVAAVQEALAIRAVCPAPFLIVAAGIRPAGSDPDDQVRVATPGEAARAGCDLIVVGRPIVRALDPLRVASAIRAEMAGVSV
- a CDS encoding metalloenzyme, with the protein product MAVLLLFLDGVGLGELDPAWNPWVAGRTPTLQRLLGGPLAGPERVERDDVLLVPTDATLGMAGLPQSGTGQTALLTGLNAAALVGRHVTAYPTAPLRALLLEHSLFVRLAAAGRRVALANAYTEDYHQAVSARRLRHGAITIAAIGAGVRLRTVADLRRAQAVFHDLTNARLRAWGYDLPLRTPFQAGRHLAHLAAEYDFTLFEFFLTDLAAHGRVEVSPVAVVELVDEMLAGITAALPAEVTLVVSSDHGNIEDGRTRVHTANPVPTLVLGPARRHFREVAALTDIAPAVLRSMGVEV
- a CDS encoding dihydroorotate dehydrogenase — encoded protein: MSAAQPASGVAPALEVTMAGVRFPTPVLAAAGSLGFGREVREVVDLRAYGGFVTKSVTLEPRRGHPRPDLVEVAGGWLNALGLPNPGVAGFIHRDLPFLRTLGIPIIVSVAGQTVEEFGQIVEVLEGEDGVAAVELNVSCPNVRAGRLFGSEPALAAELVAAVRPLTRRPLFVKLGPLAADIAAVGRAAADAGADALCCLNTLPGLAIDVERRRPLLGAGPGGLSGPPLRPLAVWSVWRVARATALPVVGVGGVRTWEDAVEFLLAGATAVALASAAVDPRVPQRITTGLRDYMRRHGLSHIGALVGRVEGLEEEEGDGP
- the pyrE gene encoding orotate phosphoribosyltransferase, with amino-acid sequence MRRSSVWSRELERLAMVEQGHFLLSSGLHSPVYIQVARLLQHPQATGHACAALARPFAGWGIQVVAGPAMGAVIIAYEVARRLGARAIWTERADGRMVLRRSFAVSAGERALVVDDVITTGGSVQEVRDALSAAGAEVVAFAAVVDRLGAGLLEGVPVHALVRMPLETYAAGVCPLCAAGVPLVKPGSRPAPSL